In Melopsittacus undulatus isolate bMelUnd1 chromosome 22, bMelUnd1.mat.Z, whole genome shotgun sequence, the genomic window CCGTTCTCACCTTGTTGGCCTTGGCCAGGTCCCGGTCCAGCGCCTGCACCCGCTGCCGCAGCGCCGACAGCTCTGGGGGGGGCACGGACACGAGGAGGCCGTGAGCGGCTGCGCCAGGGCCCCCACATCCCCTCCCGGTGtcccccccccggtaccggcTCCGTTCTTGCGCAGCTCGTCCGACAGACGGTAGTTCTCAGTgcggagctgcagcagctgctcctggggAACGGGACGGGATGGGATGAGCGGCGGCGGCCGGAGCCGAACCGGAGCCGAACCGGAGCCGAACCGGACACGAACCGGAGCCGAGCGGGACACGAACCGGACCCGACCGGACACGAACCGGACACGAACCGGACACGAACCGGACACGAACCGGTTCCGAACCGGACACGAACCGGACACGAACCGGACACGAACCGGTTCCGAACCGGACACGAACCGGCCCCGAACCGGAGCCGAACCGGACACGAACCGGAGCCGAACCGGACACGAACCGGACACGAACCGGACACGAACCGGACACGAACCGGCCCCGAACCGGACACGAACCGGACACGAACCGGACACGAACCGGTTCCGAACCGGACACGAACCGGCCCCGAACCGGACACGAACCGGCCCCGAACCGGACACGAACCGGACACGAACCGGACACGAACCGGACCCGATCTCGGCCTGGGCCTCACCTGCATCCTCTGGAACTCCTCGGCCGACAGCGCCTGCGCCATCTTGGCGCGTGGGCGGCGCCGTCAGGGCCGGCCCCTCCCCTTCCGGCGTCATGACGACGTCATAGAGCTGGGGGTGGAGCGGGCGCGGGTCAGCAGGAGGATCACTTCCGGGTGACGGTGGAGCCCTCATAGCGCCCCCGTGTGGGCTGTAGGACTCCGCCTATGGGCGCTACAGAGCTGCCCTATAGGGGTCACAGGATCATATATCCGGGGTCACGGATTCTATAGGGGCCATACAGCCCCCAGGGACCCCAAACCACGTCCAGCGACCCCCAAGCTCTATAGGTACCCCTATAAATGGCTCTAGAGAGCCCCCATGATCTATAACGTCCATAGGACCGTATAAGCTCCATAGGACCCTATAAGCTCCATAGGAACCCAACGGACACTCAGCACCGGCAGCTCCTCGTTAACAAACGTTTATTTCCCAGGGCACCGTTTCCGTACAAAACCGGAGGGGggtgtgcggggggggggggggggggggggtggggccCCTTTAAGAGGAGCCGGTGGGCGGGGCCTGTgagagggggcggggcttgtgTGAAGGCCAAAAGAGAGCGGCCGGGACATGACACTGAGGGCCCAGCCCTCAGGAACCCGCTGATTGGCAGACAGGCAggaaggggcggggccaggCTGGGGTGGGGCCACGGCTTCCCtgaggggcggggctaaggaAACACCTTAAAAGGGCCACACACTGGGAGGACCCCACCAATGGGTGATACTGGTAGAGGTCCTCCAAGGTGGGGCCACCAATGGGGCGTCTTAAAAGGGCAACACCTTAAGGCCACCGTCAGCCTTAGGAAGGACTCGCCCGTTTTAAAAGCCTCATCAAGGCACCCTGTGGGCCCCCTTAACCAACCATGGGGGTGTTGGGCACGATGGGGTGAGAGCCTTAAAGGGGCCGCACCTGAAGGGCCTTAAAGGGGCCACACCTGAAGGGCCTTAAAGGGGCCGCACCTGAAGGGCCTTAAAGGGGCCACACCTGAAGGGCCTTAAAGGGGCCACACCTGAAGGGCCTTAAAGGGGCCACACCTGAAGGGCCTTAAAGGGGCCACACCTGAAGGGCCTTAAAGGGGCCGCACCTGAAGGGCCTTAAAGGGGCCGCACCTGAAGGGCCTTAAAGGGGCACTGCTCAGGGCTCGTCCTCCATGCTGAGGCTGCTGCGGGGGCTGGAGGCGCGGGAGGGGCCCGGGGAGGCCAGGAGGGCTCCGGGGGGGCCGAGAGGGGACAGAGCCCCCCCCTCGTCCATGAGGATGTCATCGAAGGTCCCATCCggtgctcccagccccaggggCAGCTCCTCGGCCACAGCCAGGTCCAGCAGGCACTGGGGCGTGGGGGGACCCCcggggggaaagggggggccCCCAGGAGCCTCCTCACACCCCCCCTCGGCTGCTGGTGCCAGCGGAGGGATGAGGGGGAGCCCAtggagctgtgcctgcagctccagctcctgggggggggggggcagtgttAGAGAGACATGGGTACAAACCCCCCCCTATGGGGtccaaacccccccccatagggtccAAACCCCCCCCATAGGGTCCAAACCCACCCCATGGGGTCCAAACCCCCCCCATAGGGTCCAAACCCACCCCATGGGCCCCAAAATAGCCCTCAGACCCACAGATACCCCTGAATCCCCCACTTctgcccatcccagccccacagccaccCACGAACCCAGAGACCCCCATCCCAGGCTCACGcactccccagccccatagaacaACCCCACGGACCTGGACCCGGAGCTGGAGGCTCCGGTTCGCCTGCTCCAGGCGCTGCTGGTGCAATTCCAGCTCTCGGGAACGTTGTGTCTCCTTCTGCAGCTTCCGGATATAATCCACTGAGGCCTTCAGGATGGTGCCCTTGTTCCAGCGCATCTCCCTATGGCATTGGGATGCTGTTGGGGACATTCCCACAACCCACATAGGGTCCTCAGTGCCCCTCCCCATTGGATCCATTCGGGAGGGGGATCCCCACTCACGGATCATTGGATTTTGGGATGAGGGTCCCCAGCTCCTTGATGCGGTCGTTGATGTTGAAGCGCCGGCGCCGCTCAACTGGGATGAATGGGGAAGGGGTAAACCCCATGTTCCGTGTGTCCCCCCCATACCCAGACCCACAACCCCCCCAGCCTCCTGCTCACTCAGGTTGTGGTTGTCCTTCTTCTGGCGCTCCTTCAGCAACGCCTTCGCCTCCGTCTCTGAAGGGGTTTGGGGCAGGAAGCATAAAGGAACCCCAACACTTCCTGCCCCCAACAGGCCCCATtgcaccccctgccccatagggaccccccaAACCTCTGCTGCACTGTGATCCCTGCCCCACAGTGACCCCCCCCAGGCCCCATAAGGACCCCTCCCCATAAGCAGCCCCCATAGGATCCCCCATACCCGAGAGCTCGGCCTTGACTCGGGGCAGCTCAGccgggcaggagctgctgccgccctggggggggggtgaacACCTCCAGCAGGGGCGCAGGGGCGGGGACCTACCgggggagggggcgtggtcaGAATGGCCACGCCCCCTAGACCACACCCCCTCAGACCACGCCCCGAAGGGCGGGGTTACGATACCCCACCCCCAACAGCGGTTGCAGCCAATGAGGAGCGTTGCCACACCCCCTGCTGACAAGAGGCGTGGCTTGCAGCAGGCCACGCCCCCCCCAGCCCTTAAAGGGGCCGCGCACCGTGCTCGGGAGCTGGAGGCCGCCCTCGGTGGGGCCGAAGCTGAGGAGATCGTCATAGCTGGACTCGAGGCTGATGATCTCATCGATGACGTCATCCATCTGCAGAGGGCAAAGGGCACCACTGCAAGCACTGGCCTGGTGACCAGGGTCCCCCCGCATGACATCACAGCAACCGTGTGACGTCACAGCTCTCCCATGTGACATCACACCCACCCCACGTGACCCCTttcccatgcccccccccccagttcctCACCTCCTTCTCGCAGCCAGGCCCGATGTGCAGCAGTGCCAGGGGGCTGTGGGGcgcggggggggccggggggggcccgGGGGGGCTGGGGGGCCCCCGgcccagggcagagctcaggTACTGCCGGACCTGCTGCCTCTGTGCCGCCCGCAGGTGGTACCGGGTGGGGTTCTCCAGGTGGGTCTGGACCTGGAGGGGCACAGGGGGGGTCAGGGAGCCCCCTACTCCAGACCCCCCCAAATCCTGTGCCCCAGAGCCCCCccatcctcctgccctgcaccccccatatccccctccTCTCTGttcccccccataacccccccctcTCCgcatcccccatatcccccccatagctCCCCCCCCCATCTCACTCCATACCCCCCTATGGGGTGGGGGTCTCACCTTGAGCACCTcggggggcacatgggggggtGGTCGCTGCTGGGGGGCCCCCCCCACGGCGATGGCAGGAGACGGCCCCGGGGctgcggtgggggggggggccggggggggggtccctccTCTCgcgctgctcctgctcctgagCCTGGGCCCTCATCAGCTGCTGCCGCAGCAGCACCCGCGACGAGGGGGGGGCCGCGGGGGGGGGCGGCCATGGaggcggtgggggggggggggccgggtCTGGGCTgcaatgggggggagggggttaataggggggtccatgggggggtgggggggatggggggggggggggggggtcgcaCGTACCTGTGGGGGAGGGGCTGGCTCTTGAGGCAATAGAAGGTGCCGGGGGGGTCTCCAGAGGGGGGGGTCCGCGGGGGGGTCGCTGGGGGGGTCTCCCCCTGGGGGGTCCCACTCGATGTCAGCCACAATCCCGGACTCAGGCAGCAGAGAGCTCAGGCTGGGGGGAACCGGAGCGGGTAGGGACAGCTCTGaatgccccatagagccccatagacacccatagaccccccatagaccccccatagagccccatagaccccccataggcccccatggacccccatagagccccttAAACCAGCAAAGCCCCCTAAGTGTCCACAGACCCCCAGGGGCCCCACAGTTCCACGCAGATCCCCTGAGCCCCCTTTGCGACCCCACAGGCTCCTcagacccccatagccccccaccggccccatagccccccacaAACCCCCATCAGCCCCATAGGCTCCCACACCCCCAatgcccccccagccccccctcACCTGAGCAGCCGGAGGGTGTCGGGGGCACTGggcccctccagcagcacatAGACCGTGGGGCgcccggggggggggcggggcggtGGGGGTCCCCTCGGTCACCCCACGGGACATCGCCACCCCCCGCGCCCCACGGCGCCGCTCAGCAGCTCCCTATGGGGCCGGGCCAcgcgctatggggctgggggagcctATGGGGCAGGACGGGCTGGGGATCGCTGTGGGCCTTGGGGGGCTGCGGAGCGCGACGGGgccctatggggctggggggggtcaATATGGGTCCCTATACGGCCGGAGGGGATTCTttatgggtccctatagggcCTGGAGGGGGTTCTATGAGTCCCTATAGGGCCGGGGggttctctatgggtccctatagggtcGGGGattgtctctatgggtccctatagggtcggggagggtctctatgggtccctatagggtcGGGGattgtctctatgggtccctatatAGCCGGAGaggatctctatgggtccctatagggtcgggggggtctctatgggtccctatagggcCAGAggagggtctctatgggtccctatgggtccctatagggccgggggggtctctatgggtctctccGGGTCCCGTTGCCCCACTCCggctccctggggctggggcaggaagtgccgaagggggggggggggggggggggtgagggccGGAAGTGACATCACGGGGCGGGGGGTGCCGCAGGGGGGACCCCGACACCCGCCCGCGCCCCGCGCAGGCCCGAACGGAACCGGGGCCGAGGCGGCCGCAGAGCCCGAGGCCTCCGGAGCCCAACCCGGTACCGGaacctgctccccagcaccgGAACCTGCCCCACCGGTACCGGAACCTGCCCCCTGGTACCGGAACCTCCTCCCCAGCACCGGAACCTGCCCCACCGGTACCGGAACCTGCCCCCTGGTACCGGaacctgctccccagcaccgGAACCTGCCCCACCGGTACCGGAACCTGCCCTCCCGGTACCAGAACCTGCCCCACCGGTACCGGAACCTCCCCTCCCGGTACCGGAACCTGCCCCACCGGTACCGGAACCTGCCCCACCGGTACCGGAACCTGCCCTCCCGGTACCGGAACCTCCTCCCCAGCACCGGAACCTGCCCCACCGGTACCGGAACCTGCCCCACCGGTACCGGAACCTCTCCTCCCGGTACCGGAACCTCCCCAGCCGGTACCGGAACCTGCCCCCTGGTACCGGAACCTCTCCCACCCGGTACCGGAACCTTCCCACCCGGTACCGGAACCTGCCCCCCGGTACCGGAACCTCCTCCCCCCAGCACCGGGATCCCCCGGACGTGAGGTGAGGAGGGGTCGCCGCGGGGCATTGTGGGAAACGGGACCCCCCTGGGtgcggggggggaggggcgctgaaggccccgggggggggggaggggtcccggggggggggaggggccccGGGGGGGGGTTGGGGCCGTTGAGGGGAGTGGGGGAGGGGCCGGAGGCGGAAGTGGGGTGAAAGGAGCAGGGGGTGGGTGTTGACCCCTGACCTCTGACCCCTGCAGCGGCTccatgggatggagctgagggGTCACATCCTGACCCCCGGCACGCACAGCCCTGCAGGTACGTGACCTCTGACCCCTGGCTTGCGGTGAACCCTGACCTCTGCCCTTTGGAGGCCCCGAGTGCCCCTTGGTCCCTGGGAGGTTGTGGGACCCTGACCTGTGCTCACTGTGACCCCTGACCCCGGCGCCCCTTGACCTCTGACCTGAAACCAGGGACCTGACCTGTGTCCCAGTGACCCATGGTGACCCTTGacccctgctccagtgccacGTGGCCTGGTACCCTCTGACCTTGGTGCCCAACCGGTGCTGGTACTGGTGCCgatactggtgatactggtgctATAGCAGTGTACTGGTGCCGATACCGGTGCTATAGCAGTGTACTGGTGCTGATACTGGTGCTATAGCAGTGTACTGGTGCCGGTACTGGTGCTATAGCAGtgtactggtgatactggtgctATAGCAGtgtactggtgatactggtgctATAGCAGtgtactggtgatactggtgctATAGCAGTGTACTGGTGCCgatactggtgatactggtgctATAGCAGtgtactggtgatactggtgctATAGCAGtgtactggtgatactggtgctATAGCAGTGTACTGGTGCCCATACTGGTGCTATAGCAGTGTACTGGTGCTGATACTGGTGCTATAGCAGtgtactggtgatactggtgctATAGCAGTGTACTGGTGCTGATACTGGTGCTATAGCAGtgtactggtgatactggtgctATAGCAGTGTACTGGTGCTGATACTGGTGCTATAGCAGTGTACTGGTGCCGATACTGGTGCTATAGCAGTGTACTGGTGCCCATACTGGTGCTATAGCAGTGTACTGGTGCCGGTACTGGTGCTATAGCAGTGTACTGGTGCTGATACTGGTGCTATAGCAGTGTACTGGTGCCGATACTGGTGCTATAGCAGTGTACTGGTGCCGATACTGGTGCTATAGCAGTGTACTGGTGCCGATACTGGTGCTATAGCAGTGTACTGGTGCCCATACTGGTGCTATAGCAGTGTACTGGTGCCCATACTGGTGCTATAGCAGTGTACTGGTGCCGGTACTGGTGCTATAGCAGTGTACTGGTGCCGATACTGGTGCTATAGCAGTGTACTGGTGCCGGTACTGGTGCTATAGCAGtgtactggtgatactggtgctATAGCAGTGTACTGGTGCTGATACTGGTGCTATAGCAGTGTACTGGTGCCCATACTGGTGCTATAGCAGTGTACTGGTGCCGATACTGGTGCTATAGCAGTGTACTGGTGCCGATACTGGTGCCATAGCAGTGTACTGGTGCCGATACTGGTGCTATAGCAGTGTACTGGTGCCGATACTGGTGCTATAGCAGTGTACTGGTGCCAGTACTGGTGCTATAGCAGTGTACTGGTGCCCATACTGGTGCTATAGCAGTGTACTGGTGCCCATACTGGTGCTATAGCAGTGTACTGGTGCCCATACTGGTGCTATAGCAGTGTACTGGTGCCCATACTGGTGCTATAGCAGtgtactggtgatactggtgctATAGCAGTGTACTGGTGCCCATACTGGTGCTATAGCAGTGTACTGGTGCTGATACTGGTGCTATAGCAGTGTACTGGTGCCGATACTGGTGCTATAGCAGTGTACTGGTGCCGATACTGGTGCTATAGTAGTGTACTGGTGCCTGTACTGGTGCTATAGCAGTGTACTGGTGCCGATACTGGTGCTATAGTAGTGTACTGGTGCCTGTACTGGTGCTATAGCAGTGTACTGGTGCCGATACTGGTGCTATAGCAGtgtactggtgatactggtgctATAGCAGTGTACTGGTGCCGATACTGGTGCTATAGCAGTGTACTGGTGCTGATACTGGTGCTATAGCAGTGTACTGGTGCTGTCCCAGTGCCGGTGCTGAGGCAGTGTCACAGTGCCAGTTCTGTCCTGGTGCCGGTCCCGGTGCTGTCCCGGTGCTATCCCGGTACCGGTGCCGGTGCTGACGCTGTTCCCGGTACAGGCCCGGTGCTGGTGCCAGTGCTATGGCAGTGTCCCGGTACCGGTGCTGTCCCGGTGCTATCCCGGtgctggtgccggtgccggtgccggtgctgaCGCTGTTCCCGGTACAGGcccggtgctggtgctggtgccggtGCTATGGCAGTGTCCCGGTGCTGGTCCCGGTACCGGTGCTGACCCTGTTCCCGGTACAGGCCCGGtgctggtgccggtgccggtgctgaCACTGTTCCCGGTACAGgcccggtgccggtgccggtcCCGGTGCTGACGCTGTTCCCGGTACAGGCCCGGtgctggtgccggtgccggtgccggtgctgaCGCTGGTCCCGGTACAGGCCCGGTGCCGGTGCTATGGCAGTGTCCCGGTACCGGTGCTGACGCTGTTCCCGGTACAGGCCCGGTGCTGGTGCCGGTGCTGACACTGTTCCCGGTACAGGCCCGGTGCTGGTGCTATGGCAGNNNNNNNNNNNNNNNNNNNNNNNNNNNNNNNNNNNNNNNNNNNNNNNNNNNNNNNNNNNNNNNNNNNNNNNNNNNNNNNNNNNNNNNNNNNNNNNNNNNNTTCCCGTATCCGTCCCTGTtgttcccatccctgccccccccccgtgcTGTCAATGACCCcaaactcccccccccctccctcccccccccatcgccccccccccgcccccggtgccccccccccgctcaGGCGCCGCGCTCGGCCCGCCGGGAGGTGGCGCTGCAGCTGCAGGTGGTGGAGGCCGCGCGCCGCCTGGCGGCCGCCCCGGGACTAGCACCGGAGCAGAGGCGGAGGCGGCAGCGGCTGCAGGCGGAGGCGGCGCAGAGACTGCGGCAGCTGCGGGCGCAGCTGGGAGCCGGGAACGGTGAGGGGGGGGCAGGGAACCGGGGGGGGCAGGGAACGGGGGGGGCAGGGAacgggggggggcagggagccgggggggggcagggaaccgggggggggcagggaacggtgaggggggggcagggaaccggggggggcagggaacggggggggcagggaacgggggggggcagggaaccggggggggcagggaacggggggggggggggcagggaacCGAGGGGGGCAGGGAACGGGGGGGGCAGGGAACGGTGAGGGGGGGGCAgggaaccgggggggggggggcagggaacgggggggggggcagggaacGGGGGAGGCAGGGAACGGTGAGGGGGGGGCAGGGAACCGGGGGGGGCAgggaaccggggggggggggtccagaCCCATGGGGAGGACCTGGGGGTCCACAGGGCAGGGGGCACAGAGtattgggggggggagggaagttttggggtccccattgacaCTGACCCCCCCAACTTCAACCTCCCCAGATGAGAACGGGTCCCTCTGTGatctgcctgtgctggagaaTGGTGAGTGATGGACtagggctatggggcagatgggAGGGGACTATGGGGCAGCCAggagggggctatggggcagctgggagggggctatggggcagccaggagggggctatggggcagttgGGAGGGGGCTATGGGACAGCCGggagggggctatggggcagctgggagggggctatggggcagttgggagggggctatggggcagccaggagggggctatggggcagctgggAGGGGGTATGGGGCAGCCGggagggggctatggggcagctgggaggggctatggggcagttgggagggggctatggggcagccaggagggggctatggggcagctgggaggggctatggggcagctgggagggagctatggggcagccaggagggggctatggggcagctgggaggggctatggggcagctgggagggggctatggggcgATCGCAGCCTCTCGGGGTCTGTGCCTGTGTCTCTCTCCAGGAGCTCTGCCCACCCCAAAGCccaccccagtgcccccccccctgGCCGCCCCTCACCCCCCCGGGCCAGTCCCGGCAGCCCCGAGCACCGGCCCCCCTGGGCCCCCGACGGGCGCCGCAGCTCCCTCGCCAGCCCCGCCAGGTACGTGTCTGACCCCCCCCATAGAACTCATTGGGGGGTCCCCATCGCCCCATTGATGTCATgctgtgtgccccccccatcaccccattgatGTCATGCTGTGtgcccccccatcaccccattgatGTCATgctgtgtgccccccccatcaccccattgatGTGATGCTGTGTGCCCCCCCATCGCCCCATTGATGTCATgctgtgtgccccccccatcaccccattgatGTGATGTTGTGTGCCCCCACATCACCCCATTGATGTCATGCTGTGTGTCCCCCCATCGCCCCATTGATGTGATGCTGTGtgtcc contains:
- the TFE3 gene encoding LOW QUALITY PROTEIN: transcription factor E3 (The sequence of the model RefSeq protein was modified relative to this genomic sequence to represent the inferred CDS: inserted 2 bases in 1 codon), which encodes PSSRVLLRQQLMRAQAQEQEQRERRDPPPGPPPHRSPGAQRPPPHVPPEVLKVQTHLENPTRYHLRAAQRQQVRQYLSSALGRGPPSPPGPPPAPPAPHSPLALLHIGPGCEKEMDDVIDEIISLESSYDDLLSFGPTEGGLQLPSTVPAPAPLLEVFTPPPGRXSSSCPAELPRVKAELSETEAKALLKERQKKDNHNLIERRRRFNINDRIKELGTLIPKSNDPEMRWNKGTILKASVDYIRKLQKETQRSRELELHQQRLEQANRSLQLRVQELELQAQLHGLPLIPPLAPAAEGGCEEAPGGPPFPPGGPPTPQCLLDLAVAEELPLGLGAPDGTFDDILMDEGGALSPLGPPGALLASPGPSRASSPRSSLSMEDEP
- the LOC117437501 gene encoding extensin-1-like, which gives rise to GAAGGTPTPARAPRRPERNRGRGGRRARGLRSPTRYRNLLPSTGTCPTGTGTCPLVPEPPPQHRNLPHRYRNLPPGTGTCSPAPEPAPPVPEPALPVPEPAPPVPEPPLPVPEPAPPVPEPAPPVPEPALPVPEPPPQHRNLPHRYRNLPHRYRNLSSRYRNLPSRYRNLPPGTGTSPTRYRNLPTRYRNLPPGTGTSSPQHRDPPDVSGSMGWS
- the CCDC120 gene encoding LOW QUALITY PROTEIN: coiled-coil domain-containing protein 120 (The sequence of the model RefSeq protein was modified relative to this genomic sequence to represent the inferred CDS: deleted 2 bases in 1 codon), producing MVTLDPCSSATWPGPVLVPVPVPVLTLVPVQARCRCYGSVPVPVLTLFPAPRSARREVALQLQVVEAARRLAAAPGLAPEQRRRRQRLQAEAAQRLRQLRAQLGAGNDENGSLCDLPVLENGALPTPKPTPVPPPLAAPHPPGSPGSPEHRPPWAPDGRRSSLASPASPARTLPRSASSFEGRSVPATPVLARSPCARGHPLCRPEAQGLPARPWSGSQDSQLGGPPAPPPPPSHAPRTRRSNSSEALIDWGDPQPPGTLV